The DNA region gacataaaatgtaatatttatatactgTGTATTGTGTACTGAGTTCCTCTGGGCCAGTGTTGGCTATTCAGCCATCCTGACTATGTTAGGACTTGTATCATTTGTGTCCCGTGTAGTTGGTCAAATCAGGATGGAGAGTCCTTTGGGCTTCATGGGATGGACATGACTCTGGTCTCAGCAAAAAGCCTCAGAGGTAGCCTGATTAACATGAATGACAACTGGGAGAGGCCTTGATATTAGGTCTGTGTTTAAATCATATCAGGAAGTATGACTTCCTCTTGACTAGTGTTTTAGTGCCATTGTCAGTGGCTACAAATCACTTCTGTCGTGTTTCTCCATTCGTGACATTCTGCCAACTTGTCATTTCTCCTACTTCCCATTTTTATTCTGACTGCACCCTCGGATTCATTCCCTACCACCTCTCTAAACCACTTATCTCATGTGGTCTTCACACTGTTTTTCCCATAGTACCTACTGACACTATTTGTATCCTCAACATAAGGGATCCTTTAATATTTCTGGAACGCCAGCGACCTGTTGCAGTCAGATTTTCTGAGACCTGGACATacacttctgttttttttgttttttaacatctttattggagtataattcctttacattgtgtgttagttgctgctgtataacaaagtgaatcagctatatgtatacatatatccccatatcccttccctcttgcatctccctcccaccttccctatcccactcctctaggtggtcacaaagcactgagctgatctccctgtgctatgcggctgcttcctactagctatctgttttacatttcgtagtgtatatatggacatacaCTTCTGTACAGTATCACAGGTCACCAGGAGATGTGGTCCTGGCAAAGGCCATTGACAAAAGAGTGAATTGTACAAGACGCCTTTCGCTTTGGGCCCCATCCAGTCCTTGTGTCCTGTACTCGGTGAGAGCAGCTGCTTCTCAATTTGACCCCAAATTCATTTCCTGAACACAGTCCTGTGGACTGGTTCTTTCACTTGTCAAATGTAGACTTGTGATGGCCTCACTCCCCCCAATAAACTCAACATGAACTTCATCATCACTTCTttgttttcaggttcttttcctgCAGTTGAGGATGAAGAGACACATTCTGAAGACAGCGTATCTGCAGAAGGAGTGTCACAGATGAGGACCCCCAGGGCAGGTTCGTCTCCTGAGAAGGCCCAGCCATGTAACATGTGCATCCCAGTTTTGAGAGACATTTTGCACTTGGCTGAAGAGCAAGGAACAAATAGGGGGCAGAAAGCATACACATGTGGGGCATGTGGGAAACAGTTCTATTTCACTGCAAACCTTCAAGAGCACCAGAAGCAGCACATTAGAGAGAAACCCTTCAGCTGTGATATGGGGAGACCCGCATTTTTGAAAAGCTGCACAATCCATGTAACAGGGAATCTCTCTACCTACATGGAGATTGGGAACAACTACGTGGCCAACATGGAACTTCAGCCACAGGCCACTAATACCAGGAAGAAACTGAACAAGAGTAAGGAGTGTGAAGCTGTTTTTCACAGTGGAAAAGGTCATCACAGCTGGGGAGAAGGCAAGAAAGCTTCCAGCCACACAGAAATACTTATTCAGGATGAGGGAGTCCTCACTACTGAAGGGTTTTGTGAGTTCagagaatgtgggaaagccttcaccCAAAGAACTAACCTTATTCATCATGAGCaagttcacactggagaaaggccttatgaatgcagccattgtggaaaattTTTTAGCCACAAATCCCATTTCCTTACACATCAGAGAATTAACTGTGGAGGAACGCTCTATgactgcagtgaatgtgggaaatcctttaGCCTAAGGAAGTACCTCAGAGCACATAGGAAAATCCACAGTGGAGAAAAGCCTTATGAATGCAAAGAATGTGCTAAATCTTTCATCCAAAAGTGGAACTTAATTGAacatcagagagttcacactggagagaaaccttatcgATGCACccaatgtggaaaatattttgccCGCAAATCCAATTTCCTTGCacatcagagagttcacactggagaaaagccTTACGAGtgcaatgaatgtgggaaatctctaACTACTAGCTCTGGCCTCTATTATCATCtgagagttcacactggagaaaggccttatgagtgcagtgaatgtgggaaatctttcaCTACTTGGTCGATCCTTTGtaatcatcagagaattcacagtggagaaagaccttttgagtgcagtgaatgtgggaaattcttTAGCCGAAATGAACAACTCAGTGCCCATATGAAtgttcacactggagaaaagccTTATGAGTGCAAtaaatgtgggaaatcttttacgAGTAGGTCGAACCTTTGCAATCATTGGAGAGTTCACAGTGGAGTGAGGCCTtttgagtgcagtgaatgtgggaaat from Balaenoptera musculus isolate JJ_BM4_2016_0621 chromosome 19, mBalMus1.pri.v3, whole genome shotgun sequence includes:
- the LOC118885219 gene encoding zinc finger protein 260-like isoform X2, producing MLENFAVVCMLGSFPAVEDEETHSEDSVSAEGVSQMRTPRAGSSPEKAQPCNMCIPVLRDILHLAEEQGTNRGQKAYTCGACGKQFYFTANLQEHQKQHIREKPFSCDMGRPAFLKSCTIHVTGNLSTYMEIGNNYVANMELQPQATNTRKKLNKSKECEAVFHSGKGHHSWGEGKKASSHTEILIQDEGVLTTEGFCEFRECGKAFTQRTNLIHHEQVHTGERPYECSHCGKFFSHKSHFLTHQRINCGGTLYDCSECGKSFSLRKYLRAHRKIHSGEKPYECKECAKSFIQKWNLIEHQRVHTGEKPYRCTQCGKYFARKSNFLAHQRVHTGEKPYECNECGKSLTTSSGLYYHLRVHTGERPYECSECGKSFTTWSILCNHQRIHSGERPFECSECGKFFSRNEQLSAHMNVHTGEKPYECNKCGKSFTSRSNLCNHWRVHSGVRPFECSECGKFFSQKAHLNAHKKFHTGEQVYECNKCEKPLTPRLNLKCHQRVHTRERPYECSECGKSFVARSGLRYHQRVHNGERPYDCSECGKSFTARSSLRDHQRIHTGERPYKCNECGKCFTGSSSLLRHQRVHSGERPYECSECGQSFTSRSSLYDHHRVHTGERPYGCTECGKAFKQRQLLRIHRKIHAGEKPFECKECGKSFTQRCHLIKHHRVHTEERAL
- the LOC118885219 gene encoding zinc finger protein 211-like isoform X1, with protein sequence MAAPALTDPPQGSVTFEDVAVYFSWEEWCLLDEVQIHLYLDVMLENFAVVCMLGSFPAVEDEETHSEDSVSAEGVSQMRTPRAGSSPEKAQPCNMCIPVLRDILHLAEEQGTNRGQKAYTCGACGKQFYFTANLQEHQKQHIREKPFSCDMGRPAFLKSCTIHVTGNLSTYMEIGNNYVANMELQPQATNTRKKLNKSKECEAVFHSGKGHHSWGEGKKASSHTEILIQDEGVLTTEGFCEFRECGKAFTQRTNLIHHEQVHTGERPYECSHCGKFFSHKSHFLTHQRINCGGTLYDCSECGKSFSLRKYLRAHRKIHSGEKPYECKECAKSFIQKWNLIEHQRVHTGEKPYRCTQCGKYFARKSNFLAHQRVHTGEKPYECNECGKSLTTSSGLYYHLRVHTGERPYECSECGKSFTTWSILCNHQRIHSGERPFECSECGKFFSRNEQLSAHMNVHTGEKPYECNKCGKSFTSRSNLCNHWRVHSGVRPFECSECGKFFSQKAHLNAHKKFHTGEQVYECNKCEKPLTPRLNLKCHQRVHTRERPYECSECGKSFVARSGLRYHQRVHNGERPYDCSECGKSFTARSSLRDHQRIHTGERPYKCNECGKCFTGSSSLLRHQRVHSGERPYECSECGQSFTSRSSLYDHHRVHTGERPYGCTECGKAFKQRQLLRIHRKIHAGEKPFECKECGKSFTQRCHLIKHHRVHTEERAL